The following coding sequences are from one Arthrobacter crystallopoietes window:
- a CDS encoding TlpA disulfide reductase family protein, with product MATQAKAGDNKNYIAGDGSVSEYAPEGRGKPVQLAGRLYDGTDVYSSEWADQVVVLNFWYAACAPCRIEAADLEALHQEFQDDGVLFYGVNLRDTAATAAAFERNFGTTYPSFDDTGGGILLALTEYVPPQAVPTTLVLDRRSRVAARILGVAERSTLKALIADSVTEPAS from the coding sequence ATGGCCACCCAGGCCAAGGCAGGAGACAACAAGAATTACATCGCCGGCGACGGCTCGGTCTCCGAATACGCCCCGGAAGGCCGGGGCAAACCGGTCCAACTGGCTGGCCGGCTCTATGACGGCACGGACGTTTACTCATCCGAATGGGCGGACCAGGTCGTGGTGCTGAACTTCTGGTACGCCGCCTGCGCGCCCTGCCGCATCGAAGCCGCCGACCTCGAAGCCCTGCACCAGGAATTCCAGGACGACGGCGTGCTGTTCTACGGCGTCAACCTCCGCGACACCGCGGCCACCGCGGCGGCCTTTGAACGCAACTTCGGGACCACCTACCCCAGCTTCGATGACACCGGGGGCGGAATTCTGCTCGCCCTCACCGAGTATGTGCCGCCGCAGGCCGTCCCCACCACCCTCGTCCTGGACCGCCGGTCACGCGTGGCCGCCCGCATCCTCGGCGTCGCAGAGAGAAGCACGCTCAAAGCCCTCATCGCCGACAGTGTCACGGAACCTGCCTCATGA
- a CDS encoding vitamin K epoxide reductase family protein, which produces MPAFTLQRPFGFLLLATGVVGFVASGILVLERLELYKDSGHTTSCDINPWVSCGRVMKTWQSELFGFPNPLIGIAAFTIIITIALAILSGARFSRWYWLGLQGGVTLGMVFVAWLWSQALFEIYILCLYCMVVWAAMIPMFILLTVRNMAYGIIKVPAGLARAASEWAWTLVAVVYVGVAASVFLRFFNAFLGT; this is translated from the coding sequence TTGCCGGCCTTCACCCTCCAGCGCCCGTTCGGGTTCCTGCTGCTGGCCACCGGAGTCGTGGGCTTCGTTGCCTCGGGCATCCTGGTCCTGGAACGGCTGGAACTATACAAGGACTCCGGCCATACGACCAGCTGCGATATTAATCCCTGGGTCTCCTGCGGCCGGGTCATGAAGACCTGGCAATCGGAACTGTTCGGCTTCCCCAATCCCCTGATCGGCATCGCAGCGTTCACCATCATCATCACCATAGCGTTGGCGATACTTTCCGGAGCCCGGTTCAGCCGCTGGTACTGGCTCGGGCTGCAGGGCGGCGTGACGCTGGGCATGGTCTTCGTTGCCTGGCTGTGGAGCCAGGCACTCTTCGAAATCTACATCCTGTGCCTCTACTGCATGGTCGTCTGGGCCGCGATGATACCCATGTTCATCCTGCTGACCGTCAGAAACATGGCCTACGGAATCATCAAAGTACCCGCAGGCCTGGCCCGGGCTGCATCCGAATGGGCGTGGACACTCGTGGCGGTTGTCTACGTAGGGGTGGCAGCCTCGGTTTTCCTGCGCTTCTTCAACGCTTTCCTGGGCACCTGA
- a CDS encoding ZIP family metal transporter, with protein MDGFMLVLALAALPAAGNFLGGVAAELFHVSERALSLALHLAAGIVLAVVGLELMPEALKATAPWVPILAFVGGGLFFIGIERAIGFIQGRLESSEQAAGPLAIFSGVSLDLFSDGIMIGTATVLNPALGFLLALGQVPADLPEGFAAVATLRRAGIRRRTRVLMALGFTVPILLGAAIGYFALREAPEILTLSVLALTGGALTSVVVEEMITEAHESKTSRLEPVFLTGGFALFALVSVYVGG; from the coding sequence ATGGATGGTTTCATGCTGGTCTTGGCGCTGGCGGCTCTGCCGGCGGCAGGAAATTTCCTGGGTGGCGTCGCTGCGGAACTTTTCCACGTGTCCGAGCGGGCTTTGAGCCTGGCCCTGCATCTGGCCGCCGGTATCGTGCTTGCGGTCGTGGGTCTGGAGCTCATGCCGGAGGCGCTGAAAGCCACTGCACCGTGGGTACCCATCCTCGCTTTTGTCGGTGGAGGTCTGTTCTTTATTGGCATCGAACGCGCCATTGGTTTCATCCAGGGCCGGCTCGAGAGTTCGGAACAAGCGGCGGGACCGTTGGCTATCTTCTCCGGTGTCTCCCTTGACCTGTTCAGCGACGGAATCATGATCGGCACAGCTACCGTGCTCAATCCTGCACTGGGCTTTCTGCTGGCTTTGGGCCAGGTTCCGGCCGATTTACCGGAAGGCTTTGCCGCGGTTGCCACGCTTCGCCGGGCAGGCATCCGCCGCCGCACCCGCGTCCTGATGGCCTTGGGGTTCACCGTGCCGATTCTTTTGGGCGCGGCAATCGGTTACTTCGCCCTGCGCGAGGCCCCGGAAATACTCACCCTGTCTGTCCTGGCCTTGACGGGCGGGGCACTGACGAGCGTAGTGGTCGAGGAGATGATCACGGAGGCCCACGAGAGCAAGACCAGCAGGCTGGAACCGGTCTTCCTCACGGGCGGATTCGCCCTGTTCGCCCTGGTCTCTGTCTATGTCGGCGGCTAG
- a CDS encoding AfsR/SARP family transcriptional regulator encodes MTTESIWELRLVGGWQLQRAGRPVKVALRQQRLLAVLALLGGQPRSSLAALLWPDSTDAQAAGSLRESIFLVNPQVPALLSQTARLVGLKEDVGVDVRQIKVRAARLEEEPDLSHVRTMLQNMQDSHLLPGWYEDWVVLEQERWQRLRLSVLERLAGILLVKGHIDAAMEAACAAIAIEPLRESAHTLLMQCHLAEGNNAEALHTYQSLSLRLRQEYGVSPSPVVMDVVGPLLAGGQDPVPELPEANRR; translated from the coding sequence ATGACTACCGAGAGCATATGGGAATTGCGGTTGGTGGGAGGATGGCAACTGCAGCGCGCGGGCCGTCCAGTCAAAGTGGCCTTACGCCAACAGCGTCTGCTGGCTGTTTTGGCTCTTTTGGGCGGGCAACCACGATCTTCCCTGGCTGCATTGTTATGGCCGGACAGTACCGACGCGCAGGCTGCCGGCAGCCTTCGCGAGAGCATCTTTCTCGTAAACCCGCAGGTCCCGGCGTTGCTGTCACAAACAGCGCGCTTGGTAGGCCTGAAAGAAGATGTCGGGGTTGACGTCCGACAAATAAAGGTGCGGGCAGCCCGTTTGGAAGAGGAACCCGATCTCTCGCACGTACGCACCATGCTGCAGAATATGCAGGACTCACACCTTCTGCCTGGATGGTATGAGGATTGGGTTGTATTGGAACAGGAACGATGGCAGCGCTTGCGGCTGTCAGTGCTCGAACGTCTGGCCGGGATACTCCTGGTTAAGGGGCACATCGATGCGGCCATGGAGGCTGCCTGCGCGGCCATTGCCATCGAGCCTTTGCGCGAATCCGCACACACGTTGCTGATGCAGTGCCATCTGGCAGAAGGGAATAATGCGGAAGCCCTCCATACCTACCAGTCGCTTAGCCTCAGGCTCCGGCAGGAATACGGCGTATCTCCCTCTCCGGTTGTTATGGATGTCGTTGGGCCGCTTCTGGCCGGCGGACAGGATCCTGTTCCGGAGCTTCCCGAGGCCAACCGCCGCTAA
- a CDS encoding Pls/PosA family non-ribosomal peptide synthetase has product MVTSRPVELQGRICTNEGVGDGAVLTSASPDQSIRWRPGERLERLFEDRCDQLLAEGQGTHPAVDAGDVLLTYKHLDGCANQLARHLLVSGARPGDRIALLFDQPWRAYVAMLAVLKIGAAYVPMDRAFPSDRLKYIVEDADAAMVLSLSHLKDLLPEVAAPVVCLDHEHLHISGCESSRLTNLSDWGTPDELAYIIYTSGSTGRPKGVAVDHASICNFVRVASDVYGYRSSDRVYQGMTLAFDFSVEEIWVPWLAGATLVPKPGGTSLLGTELSAFLTEKQITALCCVPTLLATIEEELPDLRFLLVSGEACPRDLIVRWHRPGLRFLNVYGPTEATVTATWNVVDPDRPVTLGVPLPTYSAVILDPEENRALGPGETGEIGLAGVGLARGYVNRDDLTAKAFIPDFLGIGNNPSGRIYRTGDLGRINADGEIEYFGRIDTQVKIRGYRIELTEIESVLLKAPGVAQAVVGTYEPAPGFVELVAYYTVRHDRDADEQKIHEMLRKLLPGYMVPAYFERLDAIPMMASDKADRKKLPAPTNRRSLTGPESYTAPATETEEALATQLGAVLSLERVSAEANFFEDLGANSLLLAHFSARVRKHTGLPPIAMQDVYQSPTVRQLAVVLDAAQSAATLEPEQPTLREAVPARPLPGTGSFVLCGAIQLLIFLGYTTYAAFLLIFGFTWVSEGTSLIDMWVRSVGFGAATFVALSIAPIIMKWILVGRWKPAEIPLWSMAYIRFWAVKTLTRANPLVMFVGSPLYILYLRALGAKIGKNVVIFSRTVPVCTDLITIGADTVIHKNSFFLGYRARPGAIETGPVTLGRNVLISEKTTLDIGSSMGDNAQLGHASSLQSSQSVPDGQTWHGSPAVPTDANYRTVEPANCTTRRRVIYSLLQLFNRFVLVLPVGLVGLAALLPDYLESQHLELDNPRFYLDVLAATMLLFYGGLLTGLVFVLTVPRILNRALKPDTVYPLYGVHFTIQRVIARMTNAKMYKDIFGDSSYIVHFLQALGYDLGKVEQTGSNFGPEVAHETPYLSSVGSGTMVSDGLNIMNADFSSSSFRVSRVTIGERNFLGNDITFPLAARTGDNCLLATKVMIPINGPLREGVGLLGSPPFEIPRTVDRDREFDELKNEEIKEPLIKAKNKHNLVTMALFLTVRWFLLFEATLLSAIAVTFYDEFGALAVGVATIVFLIVGILISVVAERSVLGFGRLKPQYCSIYDPYFWHHERLWKLLAVAPFSGTPFKPMIWRLLGVRVGKRLYDAGCDIPEKTLVSIGDDCALNEGTAIQSHSMEDGTFKSDYITLRDRCSLGVESFVNYGVTMHSGSTLLADSFLMKGEEVPEHTVYGANPAREIRDSGIRQQSLEGLRNTPRHRLAGWYGHLGSAGSRDRRTKPGKHSGVPA; this is encoded by the coding sequence GTGGTCACATCCCGCCCGGTGGAGCTTCAGGGCCGGATCTGCACGAATGAGGGGGTGGGGGATGGCGCCGTTCTGACATCAGCTTCCCCTGACCAGTCCATCCGCTGGCGTCCAGGTGAACGGTTGGAGCGGCTTTTTGAAGACCGTTGCGACCAGCTCCTGGCAGAGGGACAGGGCACCCACCCGGCGGTGGATGCCGGAGATGTCCTTTTGACATACAAGCACCTGGACGGGTGCGCCAACCAGCTCGCGCGCCACTTGCTGGTGTCGGGAGCACGTCCCGGTGACCGCATCGCTCTGCTGTTCGACCAGCCGTGGCGTGCCTATGTGGCCATGCTGGCCGTGCTGAAGATCGGTGCCGCGTATGTGCCGATGGATCGGGCGTTTCCCTCCGACCGGTTGAAATACATCGTTGAGGACGCGGACGCCGCGATGGTGCTCTCGCTCAGCCACTTGAAGGACCTGCTTCCTGAGGTCGCGGCTCCCGTGGTGTGCCTCGACCACGAGCATCTGCACATATCAGGGTGCGAATCATCCCGCCTGACCAACTTGTCGGACTGGGGCACACCCGATGAGCTGGCGTACATCATCTACACCTCCGGCTCGACCGGCCGGCCCAAGGGCGTGGCCGTTGACCATGCCAGCATCTGCAACTTTGTCCGTGTGGCGTCCGACGTCTACGGATACCGGTCCTCGGACCGTGTCTATCAGGGCATGACACTGGCCTTCGACTTCTCGGTGGAGGAAATCTGGGTTCCCTGGCTGGCCGGGGCAACTTTGGTTCCCAAACCCGGCGGGACGAGCCTGCTCGGGACCGAACTTTCAGCGTTCCTGACGGAGAAGCAGATCACCGCGCTGTGCTGCGTGCCGACCCTGCTTGCAACCATCGAGGAGGAGCTGCCGGATCTGCGCTTCCTGCTGGTCTCCGGGGAGGCCTGTCCCCGGGACCTGATCGTGCGCTGGCACCGGCCCGGTCTGCGCTTCCTCAACGTTTACGGTCCGACCGAAGCGACCGTCACCGCGACGTGGAACGTGGTGGATCCGGACCGTCCGGTCACGCTGGGCGTGCCGCTGCCGACCTATTCCGCCGTCATCCTTGACCCGGAGGAGAACCGGGCGCTGGGCCCGGGCGAAACCGGTGAAATCGGCTTGGCCGGTGTAGGGCTGGCACGAGGCTATGTGAACCGCGATGACCTGACCGCAAAGGCGTTCATTCCCGATTTCCTGGGGATCGGGAACAATCCGTCGGGGCGTATCTACCGCACGGGGGATCTGGGGCGGATCAACGCGGACGGTGAGATCGAGTACTTCGGCCGTATCGATACCCAGGTCAAGATCCGCGGCTACCGGATCGAGCTGACGGAGATCGAGTCCGTGCTGTTGAAGGCTCCCGGAGTCGCCCAGGCGGTCGTGGGAACCTATGAGCCGGCGCCTGGTTTCGTGGAGCTTGTCGCGTACTACACCGTCCGCCACGACAGGGACGCGGACGAACAGAAGATCCACGAGATGCTGAGGAAGCTCCTGCCCGGCTACATGGTGCCGGCGTATTTCGAACGCCTCGATGCCATCCCCATGATGGCCAGTGACAAGGCGGACCGTAAGAAGCTGCCCGCCCCGACGAACAGGCGCAGCCTCACCGGTCCCGAAAGCTACACTGCCCCGGCGACCGAAACGGAAGAAGCCCTGGCAACGCAGCTCGGCGCAGTCCTGAGCCTGGAGCGGGTGTCGGCCGAGGCGAACTTCTTTGAGGACCTGGGAGCGAACTCGCTGCTGCTCGCGCATTTCAGCGCCAGGGTCAGAAAGCACACCGGGCTGCCGCCGATCGCCATGCAGGACGTCTACCAGTCCCCGACCGTGCGGCAGCTGGCCGTGGTCCTGGACGCTGCCCAGTCCGCAGCCACCCTTGAACCGGAACAGCCCACGCTACGTGAAGCGGTGCCTGCGCGTCCGCTGCCCGGTACCGGCAGCTTCGTGCTGTGCGGCGCCATCCAGCTGCTGATATTCCTGGGCTACACAACGTACGCCGCGTTCCTGCTGATCTTCGGATTCACCTGGGTTTCCGAAGGCACCAGCCTGATCGACATGTGGGTACGGTCCGTCGGCTTCGGGGCAGCGACGTTCGTGGCGCTCTCCATCGCCCCCATCATCATGAAGTGGATACTGGTCGGCCGGTGGAAGCCAGCCGAGATTCCGCTCTGGAGCATGGCCTACATCCGGTTCTGGGCCGTCAAAACACTTACCCGGGCCAATCCCCTCGTGATGTTCGTCGGCTCCCCCCTCTACATCCTCTACCTCCGCGCGCTGGGGGCGAAGATCGGGAAGAACGTAGTGATCTTCTCCCGCACCGTCCCGGTCTGCACCGACCTGATCACCATCGGAGCAGACACCGTCATCCACAAGAACTCGTTCTTCCTCGGCTACCGCGCCCGCCCCGGCGCCATCGAGACCGGCCCGGTAACACTGGGACGAAACGTCCTCATTTCCGAAAAGACCACCCTGGACATCGGATCCTCCATGGGCGACAACGCCCAGCTCGGACACGCGTCGTCACTGCAGAGTTCACAATCAGTGCCGGACGGACAGACCTGGCACGGTTCCCCGGCCGTACCCACGGACGCAAACTACCGGACGGTCGAACCCGCGAACTGCACCACCCGCCGCAGGGTCATCTACAGCCTGCTGCAGCTGTTCAACCGCTTCGTCCTGGTCCTCCCCGTAGGCCTCGTCGGCCTGGCCGCGCTGCTGCCGGACTACCTGGAGAGCCAACACCTGGAGCTAGACAACCCGCGCTTCTACCTCGACGTGCTGGCCGCCACCATGCTGCTGTTCTACGGCGGACTCCTCACCGGGCTCGTCTTCGTGCTCACCGTCCCCAGGATCCTGAACCGCGCGCTGAAACCCGACACCGTCTACCCGCTCTACGGCGTGCACTTCACGATCCAGAGAGTGATCGCCCGCATGACGAACGCCAAAATGTACAAGGACATCTTCGGCGACAGCTCATACATCGTGCATTTCCTGCAGGCCCTGGGATACGACCTGGGCAAAGTCGAACAAACCGGATCGAACTTCGGCCCCGAAGTCGCACACGAAACGCCCTACCTCAGCTCCGTCGGTTCCGGCACGATGGTCTCGGACGGCCTGAACATCATGAACGCGGATTTTTCCAGCTCGTCCTTCCGCGTCTCACGCGTCACCATCGGCGAACGCAACTTCCTCGGCAACGACATCACCTTCCCACTCGCTGCGCGCACCGGAGACAACTGCCTACTCGCGACCAAGGTCATGATCCCGATCAACGGGCCACTCCGGGAAGGCGTAGGCCTGCTCGGATCCCCACCATTCGAAATCCCCAGAACTGTCGACCGGGACAGGGAATTCGACGAACTCAAAAACGAAGAAATCAAAGAACCGCTCATCAAAGCCAAGAACAAGCACAACCTTGTGACCATGGCACTGTTCCTGACCGTACGGTGGTTCCTGCTCTTCGAAGCGACATTGCTCTCGGCCATCGCCGTAACCTTCTACGACGAGTTCGGCGCACTGGCCGTGGGAGTCGCGACCATCGTGTTCCTGATCGTCGGCATCCTGATTAGTGTGGTTGCCGAGCGCTCCGTGCTGGGCTTCGGCCGGCTGAAGCCCCAGTACTGTTCCATCTACGACCCCTACTTCTGGCACCACGAACGCCTCTGGAAACTCCTCGCCGTGGCACCGTTCAGCGGCACTCCCTTCAAACCCATGATCTGGAGACTGCTCGGCGTGAGGGTCGGAAAGCGGCTCTACGATGCCGGCTGCGACATTCCGGAAAAGACGCTGGTCTCGATCGGCGACGACTGCGCGCTCAACGAAGGCACAGCCATCCAAAGCCATTCGATGGAAGACGGCACCTTCAAATCCGACTACATCACCCTCCGGGACCGCTGCTCGCTAGGTGTTGAATCCTTCGTGAACTACGGCGTCACCATGCACAGCGGATCGACATTGCTGGCCGACTCGTTCCTGATGAAGGGCGAAGAAGTCCCGGAACACACCGTTTACGGCGCCAATCCGGCACGCGAAATAAGGGATAGCGGCATCCGCCAGCAGTCCTTGGAAGGACTGCGGAACACACCGCGTCACCGCTTGGCCGGCTGGTACGGACACCTGGGATCAGCGGGAAGCAGGGATCGCAGAACGAAGCCGGGGAAGCATTCAGGCGTTCCGGCTTAG
- a CDS encoding heparan-alpha-glucosaminide N-acetyltransferase domain-containing protein — protein MPKADDTSEGVQLPHSSEQVAGSRTPRVRGVDAARGVALLGMLAVNVLPAETANHGPTMTTMLLAGHAAALFAVLAGVSLAFISGGRRRFQGRPLLAAKAGLAVRGVLILGLGLLLGYAEPGPAIILAYYGVMFLLAVPLLGPPPWALVVIAVGSATLAPALLLGLQGDLPTVQTDNATFTDIFEEPVGSAGLLTFTGFYPAVPWMAYICAGMVIGRLNLSSRRSAARLLIGGVLLALLAWGVSAFLLGPAGGFGQLVASSPGLAADDVSEVFVYGPDSGLHGGSWWWLAVMAPYSSMPLELLHTIGMSAAVLGLVLLLGKAFDPIIGVLAPAGSMTLTLYSAHLLFVSTGFLGDRPFVSLAVQTGAAVIFAVVWHSTKGKGPLERPLGALSEKARNRIRHRHREALDPAAAE, from the coding sequence GTGCCGAAGGCAGATGACACCAGTGAAGGGGTCCAGCTGCCGCATTCCTCCGAGCAGGTGGCAGGGAGCCGCACGCCCCGGGTGAGGGGTGTTGACGCGGCGCGCGGCGTGGCGTTGCTGGGGATGCTCGCCGTCAACGTGCTGCCAGCCGAAACGGCAAATCACGGGCCGACAATGACGACGATGTTATTGGCGGGGCACGCAGCGGCACTTTTCGCGGTCCTCGCCGGCGTTTCACTGGCATTTATTTCCGGTGGGCGCCGCCGGTTCCAAGGGCGCCCGCTGTTGGCGGCAAAGGCCGGGCTTGCGGTGCGGGGCGTACTCATTCTGGGGCTTGGCCTGTTGCTAGGTTACGCGGAACCGGGCCCGGCAATTATCCTGGCCTATTACGGTGTGATGTTCCTGCTGGCGGTACCGCTGCTGGGCCCGCCACCGTGGGCATTGGTCGTCATTGCAGTCGGCTCCGCCACACTGGCACCGGCGCTCCTGCTGGGCCTGCAGGGCGATCTCCCTACGGTGCAAACGGACAACGCCACGTTCACTGACATTTTTGAAGAGCCGGTCGGGTCGGCGGGCCTCTTGACGTTCACAGGCTTCTACCCGGCAGTACCGTGGATGGCTTATATCTGTGCCGGGATGGTGATCGGGCGGCTCAATCTCTCTTCGCGCCGATCCGCGGCCAGGCTTCTGATAGGCGGTGTCCTGCTCGCACTGTTGGCATGGGGTGTCTCGGCGTTCCTGCTCGGGCCCGCCGGGGGCTTTGGCCAGCTCGTTGCTTCGTCGCCGGGCCTTGCGGCGGATGACGTGAGCGAAGTCTTTGTCTATGGCCCGGACTCGGGCTTGCACGGCGGGTCCTGGTGGTGGTTGGCGGTAATGGCGCCGTACTCGTCGATGCCTTTGGAATTGCTGCATACGATCGGTATGTCCGCGGCAGTACTTGGGCTCGTATTGCTGCTGGGCAAAGCGTTCGATCCGATTATCGGCGTCCTGGCCCCGGCGGGGAGCATGACCCTGACCCTGTATTCCGCCCATCTGCTCTTCGTGTCCACCGGGTTCCTCGGCGACAGGCCCTTTGTCTCGCTGGCTGTCCAGACCGGCGCGGCGGTCATCTTCGCCGTGGTCTGGCACAGCACGAAAGGGAAAGGGCCGCTGGAAAGACCGCTGGGTGCGTTATCCGAAAAGGCCCGCAACCGGATCAGACATCGGCACCGGGAAGCCCTGGATCCGGCCGCCGCGGAGTAG
- a CDS encoding potassium channel family protein — translation MDVLLTVAGISLAVLGLIDMFHSLLHPSGKGYLSHLVLSGVWRASRATGHRLGSAVGPAAMVAVILLWVALQTIGWALIYYPHIPGGFMYSPGVNPADYPDIAEAIYVSLVTLATLGFGDVVATDPWVRLASPLQGLTGFALLTAALTWFTQVYPPLSRRRSLALELKGLADINYAKTLGEVDHAVATRILDTLTAQLEKVRIDFTQYTESYYFQEEDPDLSLARQLPYALALREAAAASPSKDLQLSARRISVALEQLAKKLGEDFVPKDENPEDVFAAYANDHGQGTQG, via the coding sequence GTGGATGTACTTCTGACAGTGGCAGGAATTTCACTCGCCGTACTGGGATTGATCGACATGTTTCACAGCTTGCTGCACCCGAGCGGCAAAGGCTACCTGAGCCATCTGGTGCTCTCGGGTGTCTGGCGGGCGTCGAGGGCCACCGGTCACCGGCTGGGATCTGCCGTGGGACCTGCGGCGATGGTAGCCGTGATCCTGCTGTGGGTGGCCCTGCAGACAATCGGCTGGGCGTTGATCTACTACCCGCATATCCCGGGCGGTTTCATGTACTCCCCGGGGGTGAATCCAGCAGACTATCCCGACATCGCTGAGGCAATCTACGTTTCCCTCGTGACCCTGGCGACCTTGGGCTTTGGGGATGTCGTGGCCACCGACCCGTGGGTTCGCCTGGCCTCCCCGCTGCAGGGGCTGACCGGTTTCGCCCTGCTGACCGCGGCACTGACCTGGTTCACCCAGGTTTATCCTCCGCTGTCCCGGCGCCGGTCACTGGCCCTGGAGCTCAAAGGTCTTGCCGACATCAATTACGCCAAGACGCTCGGCGAAGTTGACCATGCTGTAGCCACCCGTATCCTGGACACCCTGACGGCCCAGCTGGAGAAGGTCCGCATCGACTTCACCCAGTACACGGAGAGCTACTACTTTCAAGAGGAGGACCCGGACCTTTCCCTGGCCCGGCAGCTGCCGTACGCACTGGCGTTGCGGGAAGCGGCGGCTGCTTCCCCGAGCAAGGACCTACAGCTCAGCGCCCGGCGGATCTCCGTCGCACTGGAGCAGTTGGCGAAAAAACTCGGAGAGGATTTCGTGCCCAAGGACGAGAACCCCGAAGACGTTTTCGCGGCCTACGCGAACGACCACGGCCAAGGCACCCAAGGCTGA
- a CDS encoding aldo/keto reductase has product MQKKLLGQTGLFVSELGFGAGGYWGFTAFPEKKAAALIDIALEHGINLFDTGPNYSAGNAETRLGRILKERSAEPVVATKVGTRFVDGRHIKDFTPDGIEKSIVSSLRNLQLERLPLVHFHGFPRPAEPAIDKLLDLKDRDLIGHIGVSANGSGARKTVDMDVFNSLMIEYNVINRAGPAKIIDTAGSRGMGVLVKSPLAQTLFSNDIFKIRRRSDIWYLLRAMKNHRSKFTRGRSYRFLNHIDGMTGSEAALNFVLANPHVTSAITGTVDAQHLVSNIEAAGKGLPPELLKRIESTG; this is encoded by the coding sequence ATGCAGAAGAAGTTGTTGGGACAAACCGGCCTGTTCGTTTCCGAGCTTGGGTTTGGGGCCGGTGGATACTGGGGGTTTACAGCCTTTCCCGAGAAGAAGGCGGCCGCGCTGATCGACATAGCCCTCGAGCACGGAATCAACCTTTTCGATACCGGCCCCAACTACAGCGCCGGGAACGCTGAAACCAGGTTGGGCAGAATCCTTAAGGAAAGGTCCGCAGAACCCGTCGTGGCTACCAAGGTAGGCACCAGATTCGTCGACGGCAGGCATATCAAGGACTTCACCCCGGACGGCATCGAAAAAAGCATTGTCTCGAGCCTTAGAAACCTTCAGCTGGAGCGACTACCGCTGGTTCATTTCCACGGATTCCCCCGACCGGCAGAACCGGCAATCGACAAACTCCTGGACCTCAAGGACCGGGACCTGATCGGCCACATTGGCGTCTCCGCAAACGGCTCCGGCGCCCGGAAAACTGTCGACATGGACGTCTTCAATTCGCTGATGATCGAATACAACGTCATCAACAGGGCCGGCCCGGCAAAAATCATCGACACAGCCGGCAGCCGGGGCATGGGGGTGCTGGTCAAATCCCCGCTGGCACAAACCCTGTTTTCGAACGATATTTTCAAAATCAGGCGCCGAAGCGACATCTGGTATCTGCTCAGGGCAATGAAGAATCACAGAAGCAAGTTCACTCGCGGCCGGAGCTACCGGTTCCTCAACCATATTGACGGCATGACCGGCAGCGAAGCGGCCCTCAACTTTGTGCTCGCCAACCCTCATGTCACCAGCGCCATCACCGGAACCGTCGATGCCCAACATCTTGTCAGCAACATCGAGGCCGCGGGCAAAGGCTTGCCGCCGGAACTGCTGAAGAGAATCGAGTCGACCGGATAG
- a CDS encoding signal peptidase II, whose translation MTGPEASERVPVFRRLVQVYATAALLAVADLGLKSWTMARMPAAQVFDFGILQLRPSYDTQSDSDAVGFPERILLIGLGLAVIILGAYTLHAAMAGHTPDLMASALILGGATAELVGRVEGRGHIEYFYTGWLPDFNLAEVWLVAGVCLLGLAALSRRRARR comes from the coding sequence ATGACTGGGCCGGAGGCTTCGGAACGTGTTCCGGTTTTTCGCCGGCTGGTGCAGGTTTATGCGACGGCAGCTCTTCTGGCGGTCGCGGATCTGGGCCTCAAATCCTGGACAATGGCCCGCATGCCTGCTGCCCAGGTTTTCGATTTCGGGATCCTGCAGCTGCGACCGTCCTACGATACGCAATCCGACTCTGACGCTGTTGGATTTCCTGAGCGGATACTCCTTATAGGACTGGGTTTGGCCGTCATCATCCTGGGTGCTTACACACTGCATGCTGCAATGGCTGGGCATACCCCGGATCTGATGGCCAGCGCGTTGATTCTTGGCGGGGCGACGGCAGAGCTGGTTGGCCGGGTGGAGGGACGCGGTCACATCGAATACTTCTATACGGGATGGCTCCCCGACTTCAACCTCGCTGAAGTGTGGCTGGTTGCCGGGGTATGCCTGCTCGGCCTGGCTGCCCTGAGCAGACGGCGGGCCCGCCGCTAG